The DNA region TCTAAAAGACATACCGTAATCTCTGAGTTTGGATAGAGCGTAATGGTGCCATTCTTGGGGCGAATTCTGACTAAATGGTCTTTAAAATAGCTTTTCAGGTAGGACGCAAAAAGCGTGTTATGTGAACCCATATAAAAGACAACTGCATAATTGTCTTCAATGCAGAGTTGAATGTTCATTTTTTGAAGGACTTGATTGGATTTTAGAAGCGAAATCTTGATACTTTTATCGATTGTATTTTCGATGATACGTGCTTGTTCCACATTACCCGTTTTTCGTAGATAAATTTTACTGATCAATTTTAAAAAGTAACGGCGTTGCACTAACTCATCTTGCTCTTTAAAAATAATCATCTTATCTTTGCGTCCAATCTTCTTTTGAAAGTTTTTATCGGCAATATTTTGTAAAAAATAAAAGGTTTTTGAATCTTCTTCTATCGTAAGAGCTAGCATATCATGAGAGAGAGAAAGGTGCATCTATCCATCCTTTTGTATCAAGTTATTTACCTTGAAGCAAAAAGAATTCCAAGTTTTAAAACGTTATATCCAAATGGCATCTTCATCTAAATTTGGATTGCCTTGAAGCGTCTGATAAGGGGCATAGGATGCTTTATATTTAAGGCTTTGACACTCTTTGACGTAATAACCAAGATAGATCCATTCAAGATCATACTCTTTTGCCAAAATAATCTGCTCGTAGATGGAAAGTCGGCCTAAAGAGAGTTTTTCAAAATCGGGATCGTAGTAAAAATAGATTGAAGAGATACCATCATCTAAGAAGTCAATGAGATCAACACCAATAAGCTTTTCACCCTGAAAATAAAGCACCTCTTTGCCAAAATTATGTGCGCCACTTACATAGAGTTCGTGGTAACTTTGTGGCTTCAGGTTGTAGTATTGCCAGCCTCGTTTTTGTTCCATATGCCGATGATATTTGTCATAAAGTTCAAGATGTTCCGTGCTAATTGTTGGTGCTTGAATGACATAACGAATACCTTCTGCTTTTTTGAAAACACGCTTAGCCGAACGTGAAAAATTGTAATTTTTAACATCAATACGAAGGCTTAAACATAATTTACACTTTTGACATTGTGGTCTTGAGTAGTAGTTTCCAAAACGTCTCCAACCGCGTTCAATCAGTTCTTGATTGAGCTCCATTGTTGCATTTTCAATGTACTTATATTCCATACGTGTTTTACAGTCATCAAGGTATGAACATTTCGTTTCTAATGTTGAAAATTCAATAATGCGTGAAAATGATCTCATTGATTAGTCTAGTTTTCTAACTCCAGAGTTTTGCATAAACTTTTCAAATTGGTCATGAAGTTTTTTTTCTTTTTCTTGCTTTTGTTCTATAATAAGTTTTTCTTGAACATTTTTTTCTTCTTGACTTATTTTCTCTTTGAGTAATTTAAGATCATCAAATAAAATTCCTTGCATTGCATATGCCTTTACATGTAAAAATAAACAAGGTTAGATTATAGCAAAATTTCGTGTGAAGAAGTTGCAATACATCTTAACAATGTTTAATTGATTGACAAGCGAAGCACAGAGATCGCTAGTTATTACATTGAGACGTATCGTTGATGTCTTTAGTGAAGAAAAGCGCAAATTGCTTATTGAACATTCAAGTGGGCAACTTCATAACCTGATTCAGTTTGTTTTTTACAGCGGACTGAGAGCAGGGGAGATAATAGGCCTTAAGTGGGACAATATAGACTTTGACAAAAACAAGATTGATGTCTATATGAGAGTCCGAAAAGGTACTGTTGATCTGCCAAAAGGCGATAAAATCCGTTTGATTGATCTGTTACCGCAAGCGAAGCAAGCGCTTCTTGTACAAAGACAGCTAACAGGTCTTTCGACCTTTGTGTTTCATTCAAGAGAAGGTAAACCCTATTTTAGTGAAACAAGTATTACGCAATCTATTCAAGAGTTGTGTAAAAAGCTAGGGATTGAAAGTGGTGGTGGATTACAAAAGATGAGGCGAACGCATAACACAATGCTTAAGCAATGTGGTTTACCTCTTGATTGGATTCCTCATCAAATGGGTCATGAAACGGATGAAGTTAATCGAAATCATTATACGGGAACTATTACGGTAGATGT from Sulfurospirillum diekertiae includes:
- a CDS encoding adenylosuccinate lyase gives rise to the protein MHLSLSHDMLALTIEEDSKTFYFLQNIADKNFQKKIGRKDKMIIFKEQDELVQRRYFLKLISKIYLRKTGNVEQARIIENTIDKSIKISLLKSNQVLQKMNIQLCIEDNYAVVFYMGSHNTLFASYLKSYFKDHLVRIRPKNGTITLYPNSEITVCLLEKLLAQKELFGCFVEFSYSMDDFLAYKKSFVSKRAKRSRHNALFSLLEEYFGVLGCKMEDSFDMIRSNYLTLVKKYHPDSCGLYDGDLHVKYVAKFQEVQNAYEMLKMHFRHADAKSA
- a CDS encoding arginyltransferase encodes the protein MRSFSRIIEFSTLETKCSYLDDCKTRMEYKYIENATMELNQELIERGWRRFGNYYSRPQCQKCKLCLSLRIDVKNYNFSRSAKRVFKKAEGIRYVIQAPTISTEHLELYDKYHRHMEQKRGWQYYNLKPQSYHELYVSGAHNFGKEVLYFQGEKLIGVDLIDFLDDGISSIYFYYDPDFEKLSLGRLSIYEQIILAKEYDLEWIYLGYYVKECQSLKYKASYAPYQTLQGNPNLDEDAIWI
- a CDS encoding tyrosine-type recombinase/integrase; protein product: MRRIVDVFSEEKRKLLIEHSSGQLHNLIQFVFYSGLRAGEIIGLKWDNIDFDKNKIDVYMRVRKGTVDLPKGDKIRLIDLLPQAKQALLVQRQLTGLSTFVFHSREGKPYFSETSITQSIQELCKKLGIESGGGLQKMRRTHNTMLKQCGLPLDWIPHQMGHETDEVNRNHYTGTITVDVSKIIA